One window of Bactrocera tryoni isolate S06 chromosome 2, CSIRO_BtryS06_freeze2, whole genome shotgun sequence genomic DNA carries:
- the LOC120767409 gene encoding sodium-independent sulfate anion transporter, which translates to MTSYDSADKSAKSQMLPQDATQIIMESAKPFTSDALRRSSTPHTVGGKVKKALRSRLEILNWIGDYNTEWAMSDLIAGITLGLTIIPESIACALLAGLPARYGLCSAFLGSFVYLIFGSINKVIIGPTSLVALVSLQFTVGKPIEFAILLTFLTGVVELIMGSLRVGVIFEFLSVPIIKAFSSATAILVIESQIKVMLGVKYLVSGFIGSVATLLPRLPDTNVGDLVMGLFAVCFLLGVAQMEKLANNPKMNPKLSTVLRYLSFSRNTLVVIITGAVSYIWLSEESTVPYALSANALAGLPNFTIPEFSVVTPEKTYTFVDMLAELNVGIIVIPIVGILTNISIGKLTPKGMVDANKELITVGLCNLAGSCVQSMPVSGAFSRYAISNGCGLKTPMANLYLGAIVLLALGFLSPYFNYIPESTLAAILMCSIVTLLDLKLPCRLWRDAKRDFCVWVLCFTVCILCGVEVGLLVSIIVTVLHLLFMWAHPQISVKIEEVNELQYIRITPVGVIYFPAINHLRAKVMKACERVHFSLPVVMDCHKITGIDFTAAQGISKLPDDLSQSETGDGPLLVIHRLGADKQKLIQTSAKLIFCDDDERLCESITQESLKNGNVVLKEQEKSINGVLSETHLDLHY; encoded by the exons atgacgAGCTACGACAGCGCCGACAAATCGGCAAAATCACAAATGCTGCCGCAGGATGCCACACAAATCATAATGGAATCGGCAAAACCTTTCACCAGCGATGCACTGCGTCGCAGTTCGACGCCACACACGGTGGGCGGTAAAGTGAAGAAGGCGCTACGCAGTCGGCTCGAAATACTCAATTGGATTGGCGATTATAATACGGAATGGGCTATGAGCGATTTGATAGCCGGCATTACCCTTGGTCTCACCATAATTCCCGAGAGTATTGCCTGCGCGCTGCTAGCCGGTCTACCGGCACGTTATGGTCTGTGTTCGGCCTTTTTGGGCTCCTTCGTCTATCTGATATTTGGTTCGATAAATAAAGTGATCATTGGTCCTACCAGTCTGGTAGCTCTGGTCAGTTTACAATTCACTGTCGGCAAGCCAATTGAGTTTGCCATATTGCTCACCTTTCTCACCGGTGTTGTGGAGCTGATAATGGGTTCGTTGCGCGTGG GCGTTATCTTCGAATTCCTCTCAGTACCAATCATTAAGGCTTTCTCCTCAGCCACAGCTATACTCGTAATCGAATCACAGATTAAGGTTATGCTGGGCGTCAAATACCTCGTGTCGGGTTTCATTGGTTCTGTAGCTACGCTGTTGCCTAGGCTTCCAGATACCAATGTTGGCGATCTTGTAATGGGCCTCTTTGCTGTTTGTTTTCTGCTCGGCGTTGCG cAAATGGAAAAATTGGCGAATAATCCAAAAATGAATCCCAAATTGAGCACCGTGTTGCGTTACTTATCATTCTCACGCAATACACTTGTGGTTATAATCACCGGCGCCGTATCATACATCTGGCTTAGCGAGGAAAGCACCGTACCATATGCGCTGAGCGCCAACGCGCTCGCTGGACTACCCAACTTTACCATACCGGAATTCTCGGTGGTAACGCCGGAgaaaacatatacatttgtCGATATGTTAGCCGAATTGAATGTGGGCATTATTGTTATACCCATCGTGGGCATACTAACGAACATCTCAATTGGCAAACTGA CTCCTAAAGGCATGGTCGATGCTAATAAGGAATTGATTACAGTGGGTTTGTGTAATCTTGCGGGTTCCTGTGTACAATCGATGCCTGTTTCCGGCGCTTTCTCGCGCTATGCCATCAGTAATGGTTGTGGGCTCAAAACGCCAATGGCCAACTTGTATTTAG GCGCCATTGTGCTGCTGGCGCTTGGCTTTCTCAGTCCCTACTTCAATTACATACCCGAATCAACGCTCGCCGCCATTTTAATGTGTTCCATTGTCACACTTTTGGACTTGAAGCTGCCCTGTCGCTTGTGGCGTGATGCCAAGCGCGATTTCTGCGTTTGGGTATTATGTTTCACCGTGTGCATACTGTGCGGCGTAGAAGTAGGACTCTTGGTCAGTATTATAGTCACAGTGCTGCATTTGCTATTCATGTGGGCGCATCCGCAGATCTCAGTGAAAATTGAAGAG GTAAATGAGCTGCAGTATATACGCATTACGCCCGTCGGCGTCATCTATTTCCCCGCCATCAATCATTTGCGCGCCAAAGTGATGAAAGCCTGCGAACGCGTCCACTTCAGTCTGCCGGTCGTCATGGACTGTCACAAGATTACCGGCATTGACTTCACCGCAGCGCAGGGTATCTCGAAGCTGCCCGACGATCTGTCACAGTCGGAAACGGGCGATGGACCATTGTTGGTCATACACCGACTCGGCGCGGATAAACAGAAACTAATTCAAACTTCCGCCAAGCTGATATTCTGTGACGACGACGAGCGTTTGTGCGAAAGCATCACTCAAGAGTCGCTAAAGAATGGCAATGTGGTGTTAAAAGAACAAGAGAAATCTATAAATGGGGTACTAAGTGAGACCCATTTAGATTTGCATTACTAA